One window from the genome of Leptospiraceae bacterium encodes:
- a CDS encoding zinc dependent phospholipase C family protein codes for MPKEISHIYFAQQILDILPEEIQETISKHKELYFYGSVAPDIYYYYLPLNKSYQKLAKMDIGKKIHDSSNNLQPIHHLLDDLKNYPYELKNKILCFVAGYLTHVAADIVFHPYIYSITGHYFHNDSKIQNFAQRNHRLFETCMDLFILKKIYKQSIKEFSLHQKLTIPKKDSVILDHFGKAIKQSFLDNIFSEYLVVKFTHYCYKMHISLIKLFQKNFIPKLLFGIQKELYKHSTFVLFYYDFDFCNHFDYENFDPAPHPVTNETITGNFYTFTENIKKIGYQFITSIFEAIYERPYLPQEWEKLIPHYSLNTGLVGIHIDEMKHFHIHHGFQV; via the coding sequence ATGCCAAAAGAAATTAGTCACATTTACTTTGCACAACAGATACTTGATATTCTACCTGAAGAAATTCAAGAAACCATTTCAAAACATAAAGAATTATATTTTTATGGCTCTGTTGCACCCGACATTTATTACTACTATCTGCCACTGAATAAAAGTTACCAAAAGCTTGCCAAAATGGATATAGGGAAAAAAATACATGATTCCTCAAACAATTTGCAGCCTATCCACCATTTACTGGATGATTTAAAAAACTACCCCTATGAATTAAAAAACAAAATTTTGTGTTTTGTGGCAGGATATTTAACTCACGTAGCCGCCGATATTGTTTTTCATCCTTATATTTACTCCATTACAGGGCACTATTTTCATAATGACTCAAAAATTCAAAATTTTGCTCAGAGAAATCATCGTTTATTCGAGACCTGCATGGATTTATTTATCTTAAAGAAAATTTATAAACAATCCATAAAAGAATTTTCCCTACACCAAAAACTTACGATTCCCAAGAAAGATAGTGTCATCCTAGATCATTTTGGTAAAGCAATCAAACAATCTTTTCTTGATAACATTTTTTCTGAATACCTAGTTGTAAAATTTACTCATTATTGTTATAAAATGCATATTTCATTAATAAAACTATTTCAAAAGAACTTTATTCCTAAGTTGCTATTTGGCATTCAGAAGGAACTATATAAACATTCCACATTCGTTTTGTTTTATTATGATTTCGATTTTTGTAATCACTTTGATTACGAAAATTTTGATCCAGCTCCCCATCCTGTTACTAACGAAACCATAACAGGAAATTTTTACACTTTCACTGAAAACATCAAGAAAATTGGATATCAATTTATTACTTCCATTTTTGAAGCCATTTATGAAAGACCTTATCTACCCCAAGAATGGGAAAAGTTAATTCCACATTATTCTTTAAACACTGGATTAGTAGGAATACATATCGATGAAATGAAACACTTTCATATTCATCATGGATTTCAAGTCTAA
- a CDS encoding HEAT repeat domain-containing protein — MKKLYFVFLIFFMAPLFGQETIPIFNRIPPNEKGIEEINKLLSDPGIRIEDKQAAVDRLAVIVQQIYAQNPNFPPEKMYNPLIGALTPNPNEPHHHVLRINICRALGVFAIYEKGTENVIPVLGRRLKDVNEHEDVRIEAARSLGRFWKNTSMASIELVDALNIELQRGPQADNIRLVSAVIQSLGALGDKRSFVPLMKVIQSSFPTGIKKDAQASLESIKWD; from the coding sequence ATGAAAAAGCTTTATTTTGTTTTTTTGATTTTTTTTATGGCTCCTTTGTTTGGTCAAGAGACTATACCCATTTTCAATCGCATTCCGCCAAATGAAAAAGGGATAGAAGAAATCAACAAACTACTTTCAGACCCGGGAATACGTATCGAAGATAAGCAAGCAGCAGTGGATCGTTTGGCGGTGATAGTTCAGCAGATTTATGCACAAAATCCCAACTTTCCCCCTGAGAAAATGTATAACCCCTTGATTGGTGCTTTGACTCCCAATCCGAATGAACCACATCACCATGTTTTGAGGATTAATATTTGTCGTGCCTTAGGGGTATTTGCTATTTATGAAAAAGGTACTGAAAACGTGATTCCTGTTTTGGGAAGAAGACTGAAAGACGTAAATGAACATGAAGATGTTCGAATCGAAGCTGCAAGGAGCTTAGGAAGATTTTGGAAAAATACAAGTATGGCTTCAATTGAGTTAGTTGATGCTTTGAATATTGAGCTCCAAAGAGGACCGCAAGCTGATAATATTCGTCTGGTATCTGCTGTGATACAATCCCTAGGAGCCTTAGGTGATAAACGTTCTTTTGTTCCTCTTATGAAGGTAATACAGTCTTCTTTCCCAACAGGTATAAAAAAAGACGCTCAGGCTTCTCTTGAAAGCATCAAGTGGGATTAG
- a CDS encoding tetratricopeptide repeat protein: protein MKYIFFFIIASTLLFSCQAPPKKEVTQLVNEQEKKLIEAKRLLNQANLEYQNQNYLKAIQLSQESLKIHTTFDGYYLMGISYYRLNELESALDSLKKAEVLNPNHEQLLLTLGLVFSSLNDVSSAIERFERLVKLYPKEDVYVYRLGLLYKETGNYEKAIPLLEELNREDFVYRKNVLLLLADIYYEKKDFQNSSKFYQQLEAIEPKSEYYQRGKAQLELSQLLEEGNRAFLQKQWSVAERNYKQIIEKFPKETIGYTQLGILYYEQKRYPDSVAQFQRALEIQKNPEGYSLLCKTFLEMYQLIQTKSCLEEGLSRFPNDINLQILLGLYYEKRGEYRKAISQFIKLLQKDPHSKELHKKLYLLYLENKDFPKAKYHLEQFLKHSNLTAEEKKEEKKFLALQQIQNAYEFLKKNDFKKAKSSLDLAHKTFPFYGVSLAYGDYYFQLNDNKLAEKYYLQALEEEKTSLAVHRALSDYYRKTNQQKYQQFKETIKKIASNQTEFASLYNELLIKEKQYDQAIQWNMALKKQNPQNQIPNLNLALVYYHMAYEENQRKNFEKALEYIQKSMELDPENPLYTTSKKIIQENQKYKNLVPILQKAEELYTKEEYTKAKELYQQVYQKWKKPMILVRLAEIEFQTGNEVQGFKLLTEAQKNQPDEVEIQEALYTRLIELKRFDEAEKGFREIIKKYEDAYFSYYKLGIIKLHQKKYSEALVFFEDSLLYKPDFFPAKVAKGVALYHSLGDVAAKKYFEDISREDSYEVVMAKLNSALISLNQNEYDISKKELQSIIKYYPKFSEAYYYLSYLEYKQQNYIEAERLLKKAIELKKRDIYYWGLLRIYEATKKTKEVQSLSLQFLRDYPDSEFYERVKKLYENSTQNQVPYEVFYSKEMPEMKLLSTNEGLFFYTERTIAYIQRHSEKIIYKLTFNENIKEVAIDYYLWVVSDRSIVALEIPTGKEVKKWEFSYKVCKVIKYQPLMIVLSNKDCDKEFYIFYKDNYYTVDAEPMLYHKGHLILKKENQVYKQLVENKDKNKIFEKEKELLYETSNGEMFLNTFRFHDYFLIETNKSIYLLRDFSIDEKIPKLENREYLFFDNTIVSILKDTEQVEIYHFERKAIWSGKLPKFKVNSLFYRNDNLYFIDNTNQLQIWKIQWENQSVEKKVFPETKGFRRGLLLFYD, encoded by the coding sequence GTGAAGTATATATTTTTTTTTATCATTGCTTCAACTCTTCTTTTCTCGTGTCAAGCACCACCTAAAAAAGAAGTTACTCAACTTGTAAATGAACAAGAAAAAAAGCTAATAGAAGCAAAAAGACTTTTGAACCAAGCTAATTTGGAATATCAAAACCAAAATTATCTAAAAGCCATACAATTATCTCAAGAGTCCCTAAAAATCCATACAACATTTGATGGCTACTACTTAATGGGAATTTCGTATTATCGATTGAATGAATTAGAATCTGCTTTAGATTCATTAAAAAAAGCAGAAGTTTTAAATCCCAATCATGAACAACTCCTTCTGACGTTGGGTCTGGTTTTTTCCTCGTTGAATGATGTATCTTCTGCAATTGAACGTTTTGAAAGATTAGTAAAACTCTATCCCAAAGAAGATGTTTATGTTTATCGATTAGGATTACTTTACAAAGAAACGGGAAATTATGAAAAGGCAATTCCATTATTAGAGGAGCTCAATAGAGAAGATTTTGTTTATAGAAAAAATGTATTGTTATTGCTTGCGGATATTTACTACGAGAAAAAGGATTTTCAAAATTCTTCAAAATTTTATCAACAATTAGAAGCTATTGAACCTAAATCAGAATATTATCAAAGGGGGAAAGCTCAGTTAGAACTCTCTCAGTTGTTAGAAGAAGGGAATCGTGCTTTCCTTCAAAAACAATGGAGTGTAGCTGAACGTAATTATAAGCAGATCATCGAGAAATTTCCAAAAGAAACGATTGGTTATACGCAGCTAGGTATTTTATATTATGAACAAAAAAGATATCCTGACTCAGTTGCACAATTCCAAAGGGCATTGGAAATCCAGAAAAATCCAGAAGGATATTCTCTTTTATGTAAAACATTTTTAGAAATGTATCAGTTGATACAAACCAAAAGTTGTTTGGAAGAAGGGCTATCTCGATTTCCCAATGATATTAATTTACAAATCTTATTAGGACTTTACTATGAGAAACGCGGGGAGTATCGAAAAGCCATTTCTCAATTCATCAAGTTATTACAAAAAGATCCTCATTCAAAAGAACTCCACAAAAAACTTTATCTTTTATACTTAGAGAACAAGGATTTTCCCAAAGCAAAATACCATTTAGAACAATTTCTAAAACATTCCAACCTTACAGCTGAAGAAAAAAAAGAGGAGAAAAAGTTTTTAGCCTTACAACAAATCCAAAATGCTTATGAGTTCTTAAAAAAGAATGATTTCAAGAAAGCTAAAAGTTCCCTTGATTTAGCACATAAGACTTTCCCTTTTTATGGAGTGTCATTAGCTTATGGGGATTATTACTTTCAGTTGAATGATAATAAATTAGCAGAAAAATATTATCTTCAAGCCCTTGAAGAAGAAAAAACTTCTTTAGCGGTTCATCGTGCCCTTTCGGATTATTATCGAAAAACCAATCAACAAAAATACCAACAATTCAAAGAAACTATCAAAAAAATTGCCTCGAATCAAACGGAATTTGCTTCATTATACAATGAACTTTTGATTAAAGAAAAACAATACGATCAAGCCATTCAATGGAATATGGCATTAAAAAAACAAAACCCTCAAAATCAAATCCCAAACTTGAACCTAGCTTTAGTATACTACCACATGGCTTATGAAGAAAATCAAAGAAAAAATTTTGAGAAAGCATTAGAATATATCCAAAAGTCTATGGAACTCGATCCAGAAAATCCTCTTTATACTACAAGCAAAAAAATCATCCAAGAAAATCAAAAATACAAAAACCTAGTTCCCATACTACAAAAAGCTGAGGAACTTTATACAAAAGAAGAATACACAAAGGCAAAAGAACTCTATCAGCAAGTGTATCAAAAATGGAAAAAGCCCATGATTTTAGTTCGTTTGGCGGAGATTGAATTTCAAACAGGTAATGAGGTTCAAGGTTTCAAACTATTGACTGAAGCTCAAAAAAACCAACCAGATGAAGTTGAAATCCAAGAAGCTCTCTATACAAGATTGATTGAACTAAAGCGTTTCGATGAGGCAGAAAAGGGATTTCGTGAAATCATCAAAAAATACGAAGATGCTTATTTTTCTTATTACAAATTAGGGATTATCAAGCTTCACCAAAAAAAATATTCAGAAGCTTTGGTTTTTTTTGAAGACTCGTTACTCTATAAGCCTGACTTTTTTCCTGCAAAAGTAGCAAAAGGGGTAGCTTTGTATCATTCTCTTGGAGATGTTGCTGCTAAGAAATATTTTGAAGATATCTCACGTGAAGATTCGTATGAAGTGGTCATGGCGAAATTAAATTCTGCATTGATTTCTTTGAATCAAAATGAATATGATATTTCCAAAAAAGAACTACAATCTATAATAAAGTATTATCCTAAATTTAGTGAAGCATACTATTACCTTTCGTATTTAGAATACAAACAGCAAAATTATATCGAAGCCGAGAGACTTTTAAAAAAAGCAATAGAACTCAAAAAAAGAGATATTTATTACTGGGGACTTTTGAGGATTTATGAAGCTACAAAAAAAACAAAAGAAGTCCAAAGCTTAAGCTTACAGTTTTTAAGAGATTATCCTGATTCCGAGTTTTATGAAAGAGTGAAGAAACTCTACGAAAATTCAACGCAAAACCAGGTACCGTATGAGGTTTTTTATTCGAAAGAAATGCCAGAGATGAAATTACTTTCGACGAATGAAGGTCTCTTTTTTTATACTGAAAGAACCATCGCTTATATTCAACGTCACTCAGAAAAAATAATTTATAAACTTACTTTTAATGAAAATATCAAAGAAGTTGCCATAGATTATTATCTTTGGGTGGTGAGTGATAGAAGCATAGTTGCTTTAGAAATTCCAACTGGCAAAGAAGTAAAAAAATGGGAATTTTCATATAAAGTGTGCAAGGTTATAAAATATCAGCCTTTGATGATAGTTCTATCAAATAAAGACTGCGATAAGGAATTTTATATTTTTTACAAAGACAATTACTATACTGTTGATGCTGAACCGATGTTATACCATAAAGGTCATTTAATACTAAAAAAAGAAAATCAAGTTTATAAACAACTCGTAGAAAATAAAGACAAAAACAAGATTTTCGAAAAAGAAAAGGAATTACTATATGAAACATCCAATGGGGAAATGTTTTTGAATACGTTTAGATTTCATGATTATTTCTTAATAGAAACGAATAAATCGATATATTTATTAAGAGATTTTTCCATCGACGAAAAAATTCCAAAGTTAGAAAATCGTGAATATTTATTTTTTGATAACACAATTGTTTCGATTCTCAAAGATACAGAACAGGTTGAGATTTATCATTTTGAAAGGAAGGCTATTTGGAGTGGTAAACTACCTAAATTCAAAGTTAATAGTCTTTTCTATAGAAACGATAATCTTTATTTCATAGATAATACAAATCAATTACAAATTTGGAAAATCCAATGGGAAAATCAGTCTGTTGAAAAGAAGGTTTTTCCAGAAACAAAAGGCTTCAGAAGAGGACTTCTTTTATTTTATGATTGA
- a CDS encoding MBL fold metallo-hydrolase → MKVKLYGVRGSIPTPLSTKEYRMKIKEILKRAIRQSIKEDQIDAFIKGLPLNLSYVIGGNTTCVRVQTKEKFYIIDAGTGLRVLGEEIITMQKETSRSHDSNRLSQTIPKELHIFLTHTHWDHIQGLPFFKPLYLPDYTLHFYSPFPDIQERLEYQTEQRFFPAPITKTASKKFYHYIPPKSIFTLEKEIEITTFPLKHPGGCFSYKFINKVTGKTFIFATDVEFTGEDFIERSEFLEYFGGADVLVLDAQYTLDESFMKIDWGHTSNTMAVNCATQWKVKNLFLTHHEPTYKDSMIYENYKHAIEHREKLNASKPNIYLAIEGLEIVL, encoded by the coding sequence ATGAAAGTGAAGCTGTATGGTGTTCGAGGTTCGATCCCCACCCCTCTCTCTACGAAAGAATACCGAATGAAAATAAAAGAAATCCTAAAACGAGCCATCCGACAATCCATAAAAGAAGATCAAATCGATGCGTTCATAAAAGGACTCCCACTCAATCTTTCTTATGTAATTGGAGGAAATACTACGTGTGTGCGTGTTCAAACAAAAGAAAAGTTTTATATCATCGATGCAGGCACTGGTCTTCGAGTATTAGGGGAAGAAATCATAACCATGCAAAAAGAGACGTCTCGATCTCATGATTCAAACCGGCTATCACAAACTATACCCAAAGAACTCCACATTTTTTTGACTCATACACATTGGGATCACATACAAGGTCTGCCATTTTTCAAGCCATTGTATTTACCAGATTATACTTTACACTTTTACTCACCTTTTCCGGATATCCAAGAACGATTGGAATACCAGACAGAACAAAGATTTTTTCCAGCTCCAATTACAAAAACAGCTAGTAAAAAATTTTATCATTACATACCACCCAAAAGCATTTTTACATTAGAAAAAGAAATAGAAATCACCACATTCCCTTTAAAACATCCTGGGGGTTGCTTTTCCTATAAGTTTATAAATAAAGTCACCGGAAAAACTTTTATCTTTGCAACAGATGTGGAATTTACAGGAGAGGACTTTATCGAAAGATCAGAATTTTTGGAATATTTTGGAGGTGCAGATGTTTTGGTATTAGACGCCCAATATACTCTGGATGAATCTTTCATGAAAATTGATTGGGGACACACAAGCAATACTATGGCAGTGAACTGTGCTACCCAATGGAAAGTGAAAAATCTGTTTTTAACCCACCACGAACCTACGTATAAAGATAGTATGATCTACGAAAACTACAAGCACGCGATTGAACATCGAGAGAAATTGAATGCCTCAAAGCCGAATATTTACCTTGCCATTGAAGGGTTAGAAATCGTTCTGTGA